In Entelurus aequoreus isolate RoL-2023_Sb linkage group LG12, RoL_Eaeq_v1.1, whole genome shotgun sequence, the DNA window aatgttcatatgtgacacaaccATGAAGTAAGAGTGCAATAGAATGATGAAAGACACACACAAATagaaatatgtgtatttatgcaCACTGCCTCGGTGTAAGAATCAATTCCATTCATTGTCAAAAGTGTAAGTGAAGCGATCCAGTGTTTGAGTGATTAATTGTCTTCATGCAACACACCATGCACACTCACATGTTTGGagctaacattttttaaagtatgCAACTTTATTGGCATTTTTTGTCATTAAGCATCTGTGATGGTTCCTTCTGCCACAGCAAGAAAGATGTTGGAGTGTCCTGCACTGAGAAGCAGAAATGTGGGCGTGGCTTTGCGGCTGAGAGGCCTCTGATTGGTGGAATATTGACATCCTAtaaatattcatctttacacttgACAAGCACTTTAGCGCTCtcatttagattcaagatttaggtttagacttaacatttaggtttagattcaacatttagttgTAGATCACATTtaacgctcacatttagatttaagattgacATTGAAAATTTAGGTttaaatttaagatttaggtttcgaTGGacgatttaggtttagattaaacatttaggtttagatttaacatttaggtttagatttaacatttagtgctcacatttagattcagATTTAAGATGTAGGTTCACATTCAAGATTTAGgttggatttaacatttagtgtTCACAATTAGCGTTCACATTTAGGTTTTGATTTAACATGTAGGTTTAGATTTGACatatatttagatttaagatttaggtttagatttaacatttagtgttcacatttagatatagatttaacatttaggttttgaTTTAACATGTTGGcttagcaacactaaatggtccctagtgtgtgaatgtgagtgtgaatgttgtctgtctatctgtgttggccctgcgatgaggtggcgacttgtccagtgtgtacccttccttccgcccgaatgcagctgagataggctccagcaccccccgcgactccgaaagggacaagcggtacaaaatagatgaatggatggatgtaggtTTAGATTTGACATATATATTTAGATTTAAGAATTAGATTTAACATAAGATTATTACTTTAAgattcatgtttacatttaacatatatatttatatttaagagTTACGTTTAAAATTAGCATTTGGATGCAATGGTGTCAACATTTagtaaatgtgatgaaaatgagctaaatcacatacatttgtcatttctaGTAAAAGTAGATTAGTTTAGCAGTGAACAAATAATAAAAGAGTAAGAAAAAATCCTAAACTTCTTCTAATGCATGATAAATtatgataaatacatttttgttttgcattCCTCAGTTTGTAAAGTGGAAAGGTGAATTACATTCCAGTTGCGCGAATGGGAGCATTACGCCCTCTTGTGGATGCTTGAAAGCATATCCTTCTTAGAACATTCCTTCATATGAACTTGTGTATACTTGGGGCTATGGagtgtatccatccattttctaccgcttttcccgtgGCAACTACTTATTTTCTATCCGTTATTTAATACATGTTATAAATTCTGTGTGCAGTAGAAAATTATGTATTTAATTGGTGGGGTGCGACCCAAGTATCAGTTCGATATCAAGGGTCTTATCTTTAGATCAATCGTGGCTTGATGAGATCAATATGTTTCTCTTTCATGtttataccccgccttccgcccgaatgcagctgagataggctccagcaccccctgcggccccaaaagggacaagcggtaaaaatgggtggatggatgttaACATCCATCCACCAATAAatttatttgcaaaaatgtttttgttgttgagtTGTGGTagtctttaacacacacacacacacacacacacacacacacacacacacacacacacacacacacacacacacacacacgcagacacacacacacacacacacgcacacgcacacacacacacacacacacacacacacacacacacacacatacacacgtacactCTCACATGCTCACGCACACGCATATATACTTCTccacattcaatgcgttttctttatttccatgactatttacatatacaaattgtcactgaaggcatcaaaactatgaatgaacacatgtggagttatgtactaaaaaaaaaaggtgaaataactaaaaacatgttttatattatagtttcttcaaaatagccaccctttgctctgattactgctttgcacactcttggcattctctcgatgagcttcaaacacacctgtgaactgaaaaccatttcaggtgactatacctcttgaagctcatcaggagaatgccaagagtgtgcaaaaaagtaatcaaagcaaagggtggctattttgaaaaaagtagaatataacacatattttcagttatttcacctttttttgttaagtacataactccgcatgtgttcattcatagttttgatgccttcagtgacaatctacaatgtaaatagtcatgaaaataaagaaaacacattgaatgagaaggtgtgtccaaacttttggactgtactctatatatatatatatatatatatatatatatatatatatatatatatatatatatatatatatatatatatatatatatatatatatatatatatatatatatattccaaactTTTAGActgtactctatatatatatatatatatatatatatatatatatatatatatatatatatatatatatatatatatatatacacacacacacaaaaatgtattACAGATCTCTGGgagataaaatatatttttagcttttttttatgACTAGTATAGTAATATATTTATCTATCAGGTTTTCTGTAGTGACTCAGAGTGCTTTACATATAGTGAAAGCCatcatctacatctttaagccacatttaaaccagtgtgggtggcacgggGAGCAGGTGGcgagagtgtcttgcccaagaacacaacggcagtgactaggatggcggaagcaggaatcgaacctgAAGCCTTCAAGTTGCAGGCACGGTTTTTAATGATCCTTCCGCagactattgactttatttttgctgaaacattttttatttattaattgattGCTATCTTACATTGTTGCATTATAATGCCATATACTATTCTGATCATGATTATCATTcaatcattttgaaaaatatcCAAGTAAAAAGTATCGATTTGGATGACAGGGTTGTCCTAACTTCTCTCCTGCAGGAGCCACATACCAAAAAGGATGAAATAGTATTTATGTAGTTAAAGACAAAGCATGTTTTTATAATTAGTTTTCAGCTAATTTCAGCTCTATAAATGTGTTGTTCCattttttctggaatttttttttgtcatcagCCCGATACCGAAATGTGTATTTGTCTTTGTGACGggacgtgtgcgtgcgtgtgtgtccaACACCTGAGAATGTTGTCATTGAGGAGCACAACGTGATTAATTGATGATGTGATTTATTAATGAGGGATCAATGTGACGGAAACTGACCTTCTTCACACCTGCATTCTTCTTCCTTCTGCTTCCTCCTTTTATTTGTATGATTGAGAcatgccccccacccccctttgCATACAAACATGTGgacaaacttctcacacacacgtCCCCCACACCCCCTTTCAGCGCCTTTGTCCCATGTCCATTCTTTCCCTTGGCGACCGGTTGCCATGGTTTCTGGAGCCCCCTTGTAGGCTGAAAGTGGAGGGATTAAAGGAAGCCATTTTGGGGACAGCTGGGCCAGGTTGGTCGCTGTTGCCCCCCCCACTCACAGTCACTTTAAGGGGAGTGGGTAAGGGAGGGGGAGGGTATTGTGTGAGGATTAGAGCTTCCTGTGTGTCAGCTCATTACATGGGGTGGGATGGAGGGAAGGCCGATGGGGGAGCAAGGAGTGAAATGAAAGCAAAAATGAAAGAGTCTGCATGAAAGCGTATGACACAGAGAGAGGGGGTGTGTGTGAGGGGAGGGGGGAAGAGACAGTCCCTACAGCTGCACCCACAATCGCACACACACAAGCTCTGATTATCACAcattaaaagacacaaaaaagCTGAATTGGGCGTCCAAACACACAAAGCTAACACGCCATCGGATCACAACGAATCACAGACGAGCACTGCTATGATGTTCTTAGCTTTTTGCCACATTGCAGAATCAACCACTGCAGACTTGAAGAGACACGCAGGAAACAACAAAGCGCGTCATCCTccttcattttatttgtttacaaACACAAGGCTCAAACTTTGTGGCAtcgctacaacaacaacaaaaacatccaCATTACACTAAGCATGGATGCAGCGATAACTTTCACACTTTGAGAGAAAGAAAAATGGGGGACCCGACGGACAGGTGGGCACTAATGTACTGTGCCCTTCCTTCCTTTGAGCAACCCTGGAGGTTACCTTGGCAACCATGGACAATCGTCACCAGTCAAGTCATTTGTGGCTACACATTCATCGCCATCGTGGTCAATATTGCTAGCGTGGCAGCAGTGCAGTCAGCAGCAGCACATTTTACGAAGAAGTCCAAAAGGAGAACAAAAGTTGTCATATTTACAAATGTGGACCATTAGAAATATGGCCTGTTTTGGTATGGAGGTCAGCTTTTGTGATCAATAGGGGTGTAACAGTCTTTGGAGTCAGAATTGGATTGTTCGATTTCCCACACAATACACATTAAACGGGGATCAGTTGGTGTACGCCGTTGCGACGCACCTTCATTGAGTTTGACGTAGCACTTTATTCAATAActttactaaaaataaaatatttcttcaCACTGTTCAAATATTGTACTTGTCTGCGTTGTTGTGCTTACCTAAAAAATAAACCAGCGTTGTTCAACTTGGACAgacaacgtcaaaacccaactgTGGTTATGGCGTGCCGTTACACCCCAAGTGTTCACAGCAACCATTAGAAGGAACGGTGTATAAAATAAGGCCTcactgtgagttttgaagtacaGGTTTTTTTTAAGACGACAAGTTGTGTTCTACATTTCCAAAAATCCTGCAGCATCAACTACAACACAAACTATTTCTATGAAGAGTTTAATGACAGTCCAAACTATCTTCTTCCCTAAGCAGTGGCATCCAATAGCTCACCGGCCTTGTCACAACCAGTGCTTGCTTCTGGGTCGCTACTGCCTTCTTTCCCTTCCTGCTTCTCTTCCAGGATCTTGGAGCTGGGATCCTCGGCAAAATTGCTCTCACTGGTTTGAGGCTTGGCGTAGGCATTAGGGTGAGTTTTCATGTGGCCCTGTGGATGAGACCAACGGCAAAGTGGTTTAATTGACACTCATGTAACAGCGTGGTGAAGAATTGTCTTACCTTAAGTCCACTACGGCTGGCGTAGGCCTTCCCGCATTGGGAGCAGCTGTAGGGTTTATCCGGACGGGGGTGTTGAGAATGTGGCCCAGGTGCTGCAGCAGGGGGCTCTGGGATTTCTGAAGTCTCTTTCACTGGGTCTGCTGTGGATGTGTTCTTTTCTCCTCTTTGAATTTGGATGACATCTTGCACACCTGGGCTGTGTTGGACGTTGCCGTTAGCCTCCTGAGCATCACAGTCAGTCCCCGGGCTGGCAGTGGAGATGAGTGCAGGTATGGGATTTATTTTTGGCGCGGGGCTGTCAGCGTCATGTGTCTGTACGTCATGCTTGGAAACACATAAGGAAAGAGGGGTGTCTTCTTCATTAACTGCAGCTGAATGAGGGCTTGCCAAGGGGGCTTTGAGAGGGCTGCCAAGGTCAGCTTGGGGAGGCTCCTCTTGCGGGAATGTGGAGCCGTTCAGGGGACCACCACCGTCTAAGTTGTTGTCTTTCAAAACCAGGGAGTCCTCAGCTCCTGCTGAGTGGGGATTATTGGTCGGTGGTGGGCTGATGCTGGGTGTGGAACTCCCAGATTCTTCTGTCTTTACATCAGGAGCTGTCTTAGAAGCAGAAGATTTTGTAAGAGCCAGTGGTAGGAGTTGTCCAACTGTGGATGGTGAGTCATTTTTTGTGTCATCAAAGATTGCCTTCCCTGTTTCTGTACTGTCCTCTACTGGCATGTCTTCATCGGGTGGGATTTGCCCTCCGAGGTGCAGGCGGATGTGGTGCTGAAGAACTAAGGCGTTAGTAAACTTGCGTGGACACAACGGGCAGGAGTTTTGCGCTCGGGAGTTGGGTGGCCTTGCCCGATGAGTGGCTAGGTGCGCCCTGAGGCTGCCCTTGGTGGAGAAGGAGCGACCGCAGAGCTTACAAGGGAAGGGGCGCTCTCCCAGATGGGTAGCCTGGTGCAAGCGCAGGGCTCGAGGGCAGCTGAGGACACGCAGGCACACCCCGCACTGATTAGCAGCCTGCGCAGTGGGTAGAGATGAAGTcgcggtggtggtggtggagttACTACCTGAGACCCCTTGGCCACTTGCTAGACCTCCTGTGTTTGGACTGAGGCCTAGAGCGGCTAACATTTCCCTGCGATAAGCGCTAGAGTTGGTGCTGTGGTCATGACCATTTGTGTCCCCCTTAGCCTCCAAAAAGGTGAGAGAAAAGTTGGAGGAAGACTGGGCAGATGAAGAAGACGATGCCCCTCCTTGTGGCTGCTTTTCAAGCTTCTGGACCAGCCGCTGCAGCTTGGAAGTGTCTGACGTCTGAGTGGAGGTGGCAGGAGAGGAGGACGGAGAAGTGGTGGATGGCTTAGGGAAGGGAGGGAAGGGAAAGGGAAGCTGATGTGGTGAAGTTAGGTGAGGGCTGGACGGGTGGCCCGATGGTCGCAGGAGGGCCAGATGGTGTGGGGAAGTACCTCCAGGGAAGAGAATTTTGGGAAGCTGAGCAAGCTGGGAATAGGAAGTGGCTGTGTGGAGTGCCGAGTGAGGAGGAGTGTTCTCGTCAAAGCGCTGCTGCTTTGCTCCTTTGTACTGACTTCCCATGGATGAAGAGGAAGAGGGCAGCACGGAACTCGGTGCACTGGCGGCAACTGAAGCTCGGTTCAGCTGCAGCAGGGAATGGGCAGTGGACAGCAGTGCCATGTCCACTGTTGGCGGCAGAGGGAGAGAGGAAGCAGAAGGCCGACTGGATGTACCAGAAAGGAATCCCAGAGCCATATTGTCTGTCACTCCGGGTATGCTGCCCTTCACTCCGTTAAAGGACTCGTCATCGTCTGCTcgcctcttcctcctcctttggATGGTGCCGGAGGCAGAGCTGCTCTGTGTCTGCTCAGATAGTGCCGGGGGAAGAAGGGAAAGGGAAAGCTCAGGGTTCTGCTCCCGGTGTcgcagaaagtgagctttaaggTTTCCACGCGTGGTGAAGCGGCTGAGGCAGACGGGACACTGGTAGGGCCGCTCACCAGTGTGCGACCTCAGATGGATCTGCAGTGACGAGTCACTGCTCAGGACCTTCCCGCAAAAACGACATACGTGCTGCGGACGTCCCAACGCGGAACCTAGGGAGGAAGCCGGCGAGGCGAGGTCCTGGGAATGGCTGGTGGTGGGAACGGGAGGCGTGGTGAAGCTGATGCCATTAGCGCGGGCAAATAAGGAGGTGTTGGCGGACTTCTCATGGAGGTAGCGCAGTGGTAGCCCCAAAGACAAAGACAGGGGGTGAAGGGAGGCCACAGATGAGCTGGGCATGGTGGAGATAGATGAAGCGGGGGAAGTGGAGGACATTGGCGTTCGGCTGCCGTTTACCTGTGAGGCACCTTGCTTGGAGAGAGGCAGCTGTGAAAAGAGGGACGATGAAATGCCGGTTAAAAGCGACGGCGCTGTGGTGACAATTGTGGCAGTAGAGAGATGTGCTGGCGGAGACGAAGCCCCTCCACTGGGTTTCTGGTTGTTCTCAGTGCCGCTAGCTTGTGTGTTAGCATCCTGCCCAAACACTGCACCTCCAAGTCGCAGAACATGCCTGCAGATTTCCTCAGTGATCTGCATCTGGTGTATTTGCCGCTGCTGTAGAACCCGAAGCTCTTCCAAGAGCACAGCGAGGGTGGGAGGCACCTGTAACTGGTGACCTGGCAAGCTGGAGGCCTGGTGTTGACCCAGGCTGTCACTGTCACAGTGGGTGGGCACACATAGAGAGGACGAGGATGAGGTAGTGGTGGTGGCCGAACTGCCCATCATTGGGGAGGTCATGGTGGAGTGAGAATTCCCTTGGTGCGTCAGCATTTGAGGGCCAGAGGTCTTTCCCAAAGGGGGAGGCGAGTGAGTCTGAGAGGACAAGGAGGGGTGAGGAAAGTCGGGGGAGAGGGAGGAGTGCGTGTTTGGGAGGGAGGTGGCAAAGGGGGCAATGTGGTTGGGCCAGTGCGGAGGGGGGGAGCTCTCGTTGGGCAAGGAGGGCGCGTGGATCCCCCCGGGGGATGGGCGGGGGGCCAGGGGCGGCTGGCAGTCTTGGAGCGAAGTCGGGGATGATGCGGAAGATCCAGAGGAAGTGACTTCTGAGCCAAGTGAGGTGGATGGCGACTTCATGCCCATGTGCTCATCTGAAGTTGGACACAAAAACAAGGCAAGTGTTGAGCTCTTTTTTCTGACATGATGTAGGGAAGACCTCCTCCATGTCTCAGTCTGTGCTCTCCACAGCTAAACTCCTCACACAACAAATAAACACACCACCTTGTTGTCATGGCAACCCCTTTTTTGAGGACAATGGGCATCACCAGGGCAACCCATAACCACCCTTAACCCGCTCCCCCATCCCCTAGTGCAGTAGCGTCTTTCATCTCCCCATTTGCCCTCCCCCGCCCCCTACGTCACAGTGGAGGTGAAGGGTCAGGCCAAGCTGAGGGTCCTGGGCACTGTCCTCTCATTCCAATTGGTCAGTTAATCTGACCTCTGCCGCTCAGGGGTCAAATTCTTTCAGGATCTTGAGCGTGGAGTGAGAAAGAGCAAAAAGAGAGAAGTAAGCGGGGGTTGGGTGActgagcagagtgtgtgtgtgtgtgtggaggggggtgggggggtcaacAATGGAGACACAAACTAGCTATTCCCTCCTGGAGAGGTTTAGTGATGGAATGAAAGACGAGACCTCCATGGAATTCCTTCTCACCCATTGATGGACTAACCTGGAGCTTCCATCTGAACGCATTATAGCATGGACACACCCCCCAGATCCCACCCCATGTAACTGTGTAGGACTTTACAGTCAATGGTAAGGTgcggcgtgtatgtgtgtgtgtgtgtgtggggggggggggggcggggggggggcgtggcattAAACAGAAAAGCACTGAAGGGTGCAAGATTAATCTTTAGCAAAGACACTGCCTTgggaacaccccccccccctcctcctcccaaCACATGCACCTTATTGTCAGCTAATAGCAGAGACTCAGCAGCCTGTTGCTTCTTGTTTGTTGGTTCATTATCAAGACAATTCACTTCCTGGGGGCCCCTAGTCTGCAGGGGCCTGCGTGAGTCGGGAGCCAGGTGGCACGTACGAGACCTTTTAAACTTCTCTAAACAACCTTTAAAGTacacaataataatgacaataaaagtgGTTTCCTCACCGTGAGCTAGCACCCCCGGGCCCCCCGGATCGGCGTTAACGAGATGCTGGGGTCTCTTCTGCTTCCGGCGTGACATAATTCACGATAAGCGCGAGGGGGGCGCATCGGTTTaactctttttttgttgttgttgttctgttcCTCAAACGCATCCAAGGAAGCAAATTTCCAAAAgttgaagagagagagagaagactcCTGCAGGTCTTCACTGTGTAACAAGAGGCTGCAGAGTGGCTCAAAGTCTCccttaacaccccccccccccaaaagaaaaaaaaacttgtccCAATTTGAGCCGTCCTTCCCTCTCCCGTGCACACGCACACTCAAACcacgcacgcaaacacacacacacacacacacacaccacacgcaCAGAACCCCTCCTTGTTCTTTAATATTTGCATTTCAATAGCGTGTAACTCCCtgccaccccccaccccaccaccCACTCGAGCTTATGTGCCTTTCTCCTACtttaaataaaacattataaaGCAAGAGGTGTGCATGTGAGAGTGTTACAACATAACAACAGGTGTCTTTACAGTATTGCATAGGAGTGCAACCGAGGTGTACTTTGGTGCTCAATAATAATATGTGGGTTTAAAAAATATCAAAGATGCAtatattcttgtaaaatacttACATTAGAGAGTAGTGT includes these proteins:
- the si:ch211-212k18.5 gene encoding sal-like protein 1; protein product: MSRRKQKRPQHLVNADPGGPGVLAHDEHMGMKSPSTSLGSEVTSSGSSASSPTSLQDCQPPLAPRPSPGGIHAPSLPNESSPPPHWPNHIAPFATSLPNTHSSLSPDFPHPSLSSQTHSPPPLGKTSGPQMLTHQGNSHSTMTSPMMGSSATTTTSSSSSLCVPTHCDSDSLGQHQASSLPGHQLQVPPTLAVLLEELRVLQQRQIHQMQITEEICRHVLRLGGAVFGQDANTQASGTENNQKPSGGASSPPAHLSTATIVTTAPSLLTGISSSLFSQLPLSKQGASQVNGSRTPMSSTSPASSISTMPSSSVASLHPLSLSLGLPLRYLHEKSANTSLFARANGISFTTPPVPTTSHSQDLASPASSLGSALGRPQHVCRFCGKVLSSDSSLQIHLRSHTGERPYQCPVCLSRFTTRGNLKAHFLRHREQNPELSLSLLPPALSEQTQSSSASGTIQRRRKRRADDDESFNGVKGSIPGVTDNMALGFLSGTSSRPSASSLPLPPTVDMALLSTAHSLLQLNRASVAASAPSSVLPSSSSSMGSQYKGAKQQRFDENTPPHSALHTATSYSQLAQLPKILFPGGTSPHHLALLRPSGHPSSPHLTSPHQLPFPFPPFPKPSTTSPSSSPATSTQTSDTSKLQRLVQKLEKQPQGGASSSSSAQSSSNFSLTFLEAKGDTNGHDHSTNSSAYRREMLAALGLSPNTGGLASGQGVSGSNSTTTTATSSLPTAQAANQCGVCLRVLSCPRALRLHQATHLGERPFPCKLCGRSFSTKGSLRAHLATHRARPPNSRAQNSCPLCPRKFTNALVLQHHIRLHLGGQIPPDEDMPVEDSTETGKAIFDDTKNDSPSTVGQLLPLALTKSSASKTAPDVKTEESGSSTPSISPPPTNNPHSAGAEDSLVLKDNNLDGGGPLNGSTFPQEEPPQADLGSPLKAPLASPHSAAVNEEDTPLSLCVSKHDVQTHDADSPAPKINPIPALISTASPGTDCDAQEANGNVQHSPGVQDVIQIQRGEKNTSTADPVKETSEIPEPPAAAPGPHSQHPRPDKPYSCSQCGKAYASRSGLKGHMKTHPNAYAKPQTSESNFAEDPSSKILEEKQEGKEGSSDPEASTGCDKAGELLDATA